A region from the Pseudomonas sp. P8_229 genome encodes:
- the pobA gene encoding 4-hydroxybenzoate 3-monooxygenase, protein MKTLKTQVAIIGAGPSGLLLGQLLHNAGIDTLILERQTPDYVLGRIRAGVLEQGMVELLRQAGVGARMDAEGLVHTGFDLALDGRLAHIDLQGLTGGKSVMVYGQTEVTRDLMAARREAGAPTIYEASHVVPHGMKSDEAFVTFEKDGETWRVDCDYIAGCDGFHGVARQSIPEDCLKIFERVYPFGWLGILADTPPVHEELIYARHERGFALCSMRSATRTRYYLQVPAEENVADWSDQRFWDELKTRLPVALAEKLVTGPSIEKSIAPLRSFVVEPMQYGRMFLLGDAAHIVPPTGAKGLNLAASDVSTLFNILLKVYREGRTDLLEKYSQICLRRVWKAERFSWWMTSMLHRFEEHDDFSQRISASELDYFVSSEAGRKTIAENYVGLPYEAIE, encoded by the coding sequence ATGAAAACGCTGAAAACCCAAGTCGCCATCATTGGCGCCGGTCCCTCCGGATTGCTCCTCGGCCAGTTGTTGCACAACGCTGGCATCGACACCCTGATCCTTGAACGCCAGACGCCCGATTATGTACTCGGGCGAATTCGCGCCGGCGTGCTTGAACAAGGCATGGTAGAGCTGTTGCGCCAGGCCGGCGTGGGTGCGCGCATGGATGCCGAAGGGTTGGTGCACACCGGCTTCGACCTGGCGCTGGATGGACGTCTGGCCCACATCGATCTGCAGGGTTTGACCGGCGGAAAATCCGTCATGGTTTACGGTCAGACCGAAGTCACTCGTGACCTGATGGCCGCTCGTCGGGAGGCCGGTGCACCGACGATTTACGAGGCGAGCCATGTCGTTCCTCACGGCATGAAAAGCGACGAGGCGTTTGTCACCTTCGAAAAGGACGGCGAAACCTGGCGCGTGGATTGCGATTACATCGCTGGCTGCGACGGCTTTCATGGCGTCGCCCGGCAGTCGATTCCGGAGGACTGCCTGAAGATTTTCGAACGGGTCTATCCGTTCGGCTGGCTGGGGATTCTCGCCGACACCCCGCCGGTGCACGAGGAACTGATCTACGCCCGTCACGAACGCGGTTTTGCCCTGTGCAGCATGCGTTCGGCCACGCGCACCCGTTATTACCTGCAAGTGCCGGCCGAGGAAAACGTCGCCGACTGGTCCGATCAGCGCTTTTGGGATGAACTCAAAACCCGCCTGCCGGTGGCGCTTGCCGAAAAACTGGTCACTGGCCCGTCGATTGAAAAAAGCATCGCGCCGCTGCGCAGTTTTGTCGTCGAGCCGATGCAGTACGGGCGGATGTTTCTGCTCGGCGATGCCGCGCACATTGTTCCGCCCACCGGCGCCAAGGGCCTGAACCTGGCCGCCAGCGATGTCAGTACGCTGTTCAACATTCTGCTGAAGGTCTATCGCGAGGGCCGCACCGACCTGCTGGAGAAATACTCGCAGATCTGCCTGCGCCGGGTGTGGAAAGCCGAGCGGTTTTCCTGGTGGATGACCTCGATGCTGCACCGTTTCGAGGAGCATGACGATTTCAGCCAGCGGATCAGCGCCTCGGAACTGGACTACTTCGTCAGCTCAGAAGCGGGTCGAAAAACCATTGCAGAAAATTACGTCGGACTTCCGTATGAGGCTATCGAATAG
- a CDS encoding cache domain-containing protein has product MGFLHKVAWLGVMFLVGAGQVNAATTQKNDSNAAIALLEKALAYYHDNGDKAFAAFSRQGEFVDKDRYVFVVDTKGVMLASGGPSSALIGRDVSEVLGPDLQKAFKDALLVPEGNGIQQAEYRWQNWADGKVERKHVYYQRIGQRILAVGYYLPRASAEQAKTLLDKAATDLGKDEKGTLTAINSLKGGYLQDDLYVFVVDLNTQRYVAHGTNLRLINTDFSKIKDPEGKPVGEPILALIAKQDDGEYEYRWKNPVTGKVEDKHAYLKKVGHFLVAVGYYSP; this is encoded by the coding sequence ATGGGGTTTTTGCATAAAGTGGCGTGGCTCGGTGTGATGTTTCTGGTGGGGGCAGGGCAGGTCAACGCCGCCACCACACAAAAAAACGATAGCAACGCTGCCATCGCGTTGCTGGAAAAGGCCCTGGCCTATTACCACGACAACGGCGACAAGGCCTTCGCCGCGTTCAGCCGTCAGGGCGAGTTCGTCGACAAGGATCGCTACGTGTTCGTGGTCGACACCAAGGGCGTGATGCTCGCCAGCGGCGGGCCATCCTCTGCCTTGATCGGGCGTGATGTCAGCGAAGTGCTCGGGCCGGATCTGCAAAAGGCCTTCAAGGATGCGCTGCTGGTGCCCGAAGGCAACGGCATCCAGCAAGCCGAATACCGCTGGCAGAATTGGGCGGACGGCAAGGTCGAGCGCAAGCATGTCTACTATCAGCGCATCGGCCAGCGGATCCTCGCGGTCGGCTATTACCTGCCACGGGCTTCGGCAGAACAGGCCAAGACCCTGCTCGACAAGGCTGCGACCGATCTGGGCAAGGACGAAAAGGGCACACTGACGGCCATCAACTCGCTCAAGGGCGGTTATCTGCAGGATGACCTGTACGTGTTCGTGGTCGATCTGAACACCCAGCGCTATGTTGCCCACGGCACCAATCTGCGGCTGATCAACACTGATTTCAGCAAGATCAAGGACCCGGAAGGCAAACCGGTTGGCGAGCCGATCCTGGCGCTGATCGCCAAGCAGGATGACGGCGAATACGAATACCGCTGGAAAAATCCGGTGACCGGCAAGGTCGAGGACAAGCATGCCTACCTGAAGAAGGTCGGGCACTTTCTGGTAGCGGTGGGTTACTACAGCCCTTGA
- a CDS encoding ATPase, translated as MSMRNDANDDFDDVPSLRADTFDDDDIAPTARTAVHSRTPPVVKVKAASTGPLWALVGALFFAFIGLAWWSFQQISLMEQQLVATQESFARISEEAAGRLQDISGKVVASQSNVNSDSEALKLQIKQLEDKLVDQSKQQQGVVGQASDLDKRLAQMTAQTTEQQNANTQLQAQVKALSAELATLKSTQADTGKVDALLKSYDAQLKSLGADITALKKQGNSNAAIERLEQEIVVLKSEQDNRPATPQGGGNTTEFDAFRGQMTRNLNTLQAQIQNLQQQINARP; from the coding sequence ATGTCCATGCGTAACGATGCCAACGACGATTTCGACGATGTACCGAGCCTGCGGGCCGACACCTTTGACGACGATGACATTGCACCCACCGCCCGCACTGCCGTGCATTCGCGCACGCCACCGGTGGTCAAGGTCAAGGCCGCGAGTACCGGGCCGTTGTGGGCACTGGTCGGCGCGCTGTTCTTCGCCTTCATCGGTCTGGCCTGGTGGAGCTTCCAGCAGATTTCGCTGATGGAGCAGCAGTTGGTCGCGACCCAGGAGAGCTTTGCGCGTATCAGCGAGGAAGCGGCGGGGCGCCTGCAGGACATTTCCGGCAAAGTGGTGGCCAGTCAGAGTAACGTCAACAGCGACAGCGAAGCGTTGAAGCTGCAGATCAAGCAGCTGGAAGACAAGCTGGTGGATCAGAGCAAGCAGCAACAGGGCGTGGTCGGTCAGGCCAGTGATCTGGACAAGCGCCTGGCGCAGATGACCGCGCAGACCACTGAGCAACAGAACGCCAACACCCAGTTGCAGGCTCAGGTCAAAGCCTTGAGTGCCGAACTGGCGACCCTGAAAAGCACACAGGCCGACACCGGCAAGGTCGATGCACTGCTCAAGAGTTATGACGCCCAACTGAAAAGCCTGGGTGCTGATATCACCGCGCTGAAAAAACAGGGCAACTCGAACGCGGCGATCGAGCGTCTGGAGCAGGAAATCGTGGTCCTCAAGAGCGAGCAGGACAATCGTCCGGCAACGCCACAGGGCGGCGGCAATACCACCGAGTTCGATGCATTTCGCGGGCAGATGACCCGCAACCTCAACACCCTGCAGGCGCAGATCCAGAACCTGCAGCAACAGATCAATGCGCGGCCATAG
- a CDS encoding helix-turn-helix domain-containing protein: protein MNKPDLPSIPVFKLYGESLDWPTPDLLHCETISKRSREHQWEIKPHRHADLCQLLFVFKGQAELEIEGQRTQLDQPAIQILPPLSVHGFRFSEDVEGFVVTLANPLINHLQAQLGNSVHALAQPEHYPAGKDAQYLNSLFSALQAEYNGHQPARDMLMHSLVSVIMVWVSRQALVRHNASQRPQRQREYLNGFIQLVEETYRQHVKVEDLAHRLGISVSHLNGTCRELAGQPALQIMHERQLLEAKRLLTYTSMTIYEMSELLGFSDPTNFTRLFRRRVGISPKAFRDRLKAEQ from the coding sequence ATGAACAAGCCTGACCTGCCTTCGATTCCGGTGTTCAAGCTCTACGGTGAAAGCCTGGACTGGCCGACCCCTGACTTGCTGCACTGTGAAACCATTTCCAAACGCAGCCGCGAACATCAATGGGAAATCAAACCCCACCGCCACGCCGATTTGTGCCAGTTACTCTTCGTTTTCAAAGGTCAGGCAGAGCTTGAAATCGAAGGACAACGCACGCAGCTCGATCAACCGGCGATTCAGATCCTGCCGCCGCTGTCGGTGCATGGTTTTCGTTTTTCCGAGGACGTCGAAGGTTTTGTCGTCACCCTCGCCAATCCGTTGATCAATCACCTGCAGGCGCAACTGGGCAACTCGGTGCACGCCCTGGCGCAGCCCGAGCACTACCCGGCGGGCAAGGATGCGCAGTACCTGAACAGTCTGTTTTCAGCGTTGCAGGCCGAATACAACGGCCATCAGCCGGCGCGAGACATGCTCATGCATTCGCTGGTCAGCGTGATCATGGTCTGGGTCAGCCGTCAGGCGCTCGTGCGCCATAACGCCAGCCAGCGTCCGCAACGCCAGCGCGAATACCTCAACGGTTTCATTCAATTGGTGGAGGAGACTTACCGCCAGCATGTGAAGGTTGAAGACCTGGCCCATCGCCTGGGCATATCGGTCTCGCACCTCAACGGTACTTGCCGGGAACTGGCAGGGCAGCCAGCGCTGCAGATCATGCACGAACGCCAGTTACTGGAAGCCAAACGGTTGCTGACGTACACCAGCATGACCATTTACGAGATGTCGGAGTTGTTGGGGTTTTCCGATCCGACCAACTTCACGCGCCTGTTCCGGCGTAGGGTTGGAATTTCGCCAAAGGCGTTTCGCGACCGGCTGAAGGCCGAACAATAA
- a CDS encoding LysR family transcriptional regulator, with the protein MDRLQAMRVFVTVVDLGSQSAAADHLDLSRPVVSRYLAELEDWVGARLMHRTTRKLSLTAAGSEILPRCRQMLELSSDMQAAVSEPHDAPRGLLRISVSTSFGQAQLADAMAAYVKRYPGVSIDLQMLDRTVNLVDERIDLAIRTSNDLDPNLIARRLTVCRSVVCAAPAYLRDNPPPQRVEDLSRHNCLTHSYFGKSLWHFDEHGEPVSVPVQGNISANEASTLLRATLAGAGVAMLPTYQAGVHVHAGELVRLLPDAEPRQMNIYAVYASRKHMPAALRSMLDFLVERFPENPKWDMGL; encoded by the coding sequence ATGGATCGTCTCCAAGCAATGCGGGTGTTTGTCACGGTGGTGGACCTGGGCAGCCAGTCGGCGGCGGCCGATCACCTGGACCTGTCGCGGCCAGTGGTGTCGCGCTATCTGGCCGAGCTGGAGGACTGGGTCGGCGCGCGCCTGATGCACCGCACCACGCGCAAGTTGAGCCTGACTGCCGCTGGCAGCGAAATCCTGCCGCGCTGCCGGCAGATGCTCGAACTCTCGAGCGACATGCAGGCGGCGGTCAGCGAACCCCACGATGCACCGCGCGGACTGCTGCGCATCAGCGTCAGTACCTCGTTCGGCCAAGCGCAACTGGCCGACGCCATGGCGGCGTACGTCAAGCGCTACCCCGGGGTCAGCATCGACCTGCAGATGCTCGATCGTACGGTGAACCTGGTGGATGAGCGCATCGATCTGGCGATCCGCACCAGCAATGACCTGGACCCGAACCTGATCGCCCGACGCCTGACGGTGTGCCGTTCGGTGGTCTGCGCCGCGCCGGCTTATCTGCGGGACAACCCGCCACCGCAACGGGTCGAGGACCTGAGCCGGCACAATTGCCTGACCCACTCGTACTTCGGCAAAAGCCTGTGGCATTTCGACGAGCACGGCGAACCGGTGTCGGTGCCGGTGCAAGGCAACATCAGCGCCAACGAGGCCAGCACCCTGTTGCGCGCAACCCTGGCCGGTGCAGGCGTGGCGATGCTGCCGACCTATCAGGCCGGGGTGCACGTGCATGCCGGTGAACTGGTGCGCCTGCTGCCCGATGCCGAGCCACGGCAGATGAACATCTACGCGGTGTACGCCTCGCGCAAGCACATGCCGGCGGCGCTGCGCAGCATGCTGGATTTTCTTGTCGAACGATTCCCGGAAAATCCCAAATGGGATATGGGCCTGTAA
- a CDS encoding MDR family MFS transporter has translation MTNLHQPETPKPAIRSVLVALMLAIFLGALDQTIVAVSMPAISAQFKDVSLLAWVISGYMVAMTVAVPIYGKLGDLYGRRKLMLFGMGLFTLASLFCGMAQSMEQLVLARILQGIGAGGMISVSQAIIGDIVPPRERGRYQGYFSSMYAVASVAGPVLGGYMTEYLSWRWVFLINLPLGLGAYWVARRNLRGLPIPQRKPIIDYLGTLLMIIGLTALLLGITQVGQGHSWRSSEVLGLFACAVLVLAVFVWHERRAREPLLPMHLFTNRNALLCWCTIFFTSFQAISLIVLMPLRFQSVTGAGADSAALHLLPLAMGLPIGAYFAGRRTSITGRYKPQILTGAILMPLSILGMAFSPPEATLLSGLFMLLSGIAGGMQFPTSLVGTQNSVEQRDIGVATSTTNLFRSLGGAVGVALMSALLLALLQDSSFAHLASNSLISEGHSGNVLLDGLNAAPGDAQNALRAELSVTFRHLLWVSTAVSLLGLAAAIAMPNNLLRGREHGAK, from the coding sequence GTGACCAATCTTCACCAGCCTGAAACACCCAAACCGGCCATTCGCAGCGTGCTGGTCGCGCTGATGCTGGCGATCTTTCTCGGCGCACTGGACCAGACCATCGTCGCCGTCTCGATGCCGGCCATCTCCGCACAATTCAAGGACGTCAGCCTGCTGGCCTGGGTGATTTCCGGGTACATGGTGGCGATGACCGTGGCCGTGCCGATCTACGGCAAGCTCGGCGATTTGTACGGACGGCGCAAACTGATGCTATTCGGCATGGGCCTGTTCACCCTCGCTTCGCTGTTCTGCGGCATGGCGCAAAGCATGGAACAACTGGTGCTGGCGCGGATTCTCCAAGGCATCGGCGCCGGCGGGATGATTTCAGTCAGCCAGGCGATCATCGGCGACATCGTCCCGCCCCGCGAACGCGGCCGTTATCAGGGTTACTTCAGCAGCATGTACGCGGTGGCCAGCGTCGCCGGGCCGGTGCTCGGCGGCTACATGACCGAATACCTGTCGTGGCGCTGGGTGTTCCTGATCAACCTGCCGCTGGGGCTTGGCGCGTATTGGGTAGCGCGGCGCAACCTGCGTGGGCTGCCGATACCGCAGCGCAAACCGATCATCGACTACTTGGGCACCCTGCTGATGATCATCGGCCTGACGGCGTTGCTGCTGGGCATCACTCAGGTCGGCCAGGGCCATTCGTGGCGCAGCAGCGAAGTACTCGGATTGTTCGCCTGTGCGGTGCTGGTGCTGGCGGTGTTCGTCTGGCATGAACGTCGGGCGCGGGAGCCGCTGCTGCCGATGCACTTGTTCACCAACCGCAATGCGTTGCTGTGCTGGTGCACGATTTTCTTCACCAGTTTCCAGGCGATTTCGCTGATCGTGTTGATGCCGCTGCGCTTCCAGAGCGTCACCGGCGCCGGGGCCGACAGTGCCGCGTTGCACCTGTTGCCGTTGGCGATGGGCTTGCCGATCGGTGCCTATTTCGCCGGCCGGCGCACGTCGATCACCGGGCGCTACAAACCGCAGATCCTGACCGGGGCGATCCTGATGCCGCTCTCGATTCTCGGCATGGCGTTCAGTCCACCCGAAGCGACGCTGCTCAGCGGTCTGTTCATGTTGCTCAGCGGCATCGCTGGCGGCATGCAATTCCCGACGTCGCTGGTCGGTACGCAGAACTCGGTGGAACAACGCGACATCGGCGTCGCCACCAGCACCACCAACCTGTTCCGCTCACTGGGTGGCGCGGTGGGAGTAGCGTTGATGTCGGCGCTGTTGCTGGCCCTCTTGCAGGACTCGAGTTTCGCCCATCTGGCGAGCAATTCACTGATCAGCGAAGGGCACTCGGGCAACGTACTGCTCGACGGTTTGAACGCGGCCCCGGGCGATGCGCAGAACGCCTTGCGCGCCGAGCTTTCGGTGACGTTCCGGCATTTGCTGTGGGTGAGCACGGCAGTGTCGTTGCTGGGGCTGGCGGCAGCGATCGCGATGCCGAACAACCTGCTGCGCGGGCGGGAGCACGGCGCCAAATAA
- a CDS encoding MBL fold metallo-hydrolase, whose product MIGFTTLKRVLLATATLGFAAHAAAANLSLDVYNPGTQAIFPVTSVLVSGEKDAILVDAQFGKSQAEQVVEKIRASGKHLTTIYISHGDPDYYFGLDTLTKAFPDAVVLASQPTVDHINKTVEGKLAFWGPKMGADVPAKTIVPGVLKGDSLMLEGQKLQVVGLEGKQPDRSFVWIPSLKAVVGGVVVAENIHVWMADTQTAQSHADWLQTLHSIQTLKPKTVVPGHYLGESSRSLASVKFTADYIKAFDEETAKAKDSAALIKAMQKRYPKLGEESSLELSAKVAKGEMKW is encoded by the coding sequence ATGATCGGCTTCACTACCCTCAAGCGCGTTTTGCTGGCTACCGCCACCCTCGGTTTCGCAGCGCACGCTGCTGCCGCCAACTTGAGCCTGGATGTCTACAACCCGGGCACCCAGGCGATTTTTCCGGTGACCTCGGTGCTGGTCAGCGGCGAGAAAGACGCGATTCTGGTCGACGCCCAATTCGGCAAGTCCCAGGCCGAGCAAGTGGTGGAAAAGATCCGCGCCAGCGGCAAACACCTGACCACCATCTACATCAGCCACGGTGACCCGGATTACTACTTCGGCCTCGACACCCTGACCAAGGCCTTCCCCGACGCTGTGGTTTTGGCCTCGCAGCCGACCGTGGATCACATCAACAAAACCGTCGAAGGCAAGCTCGCTTTCTGGGGCCCGAAAATGGGCGCCGACGTGCCGGCCAAAACCATCGTGCCGGGCGTGCTCAAGGGCGACAGCCTGATGCTCGAAGGGCAGAAACTGCAGGTGGTCGGCCTTGAAGGCAAACAACCGGATCGCAGCTTCGTGTGGATCCCGTCGCTCAAGGCCGTGGTCGGTGGCGTTGTGGTCGCCGAGAACATCCATGTGTGGATGGCCGATACCCAGACCGCGCAATCCCACGCCGACTGGCTGCAAACCCTGCACTCGATCCAAACCCTGAAGCCGAAAACCGTGGTGCCCGGTCACTACCTGGGCGAGAGCAGCCGCTCGCTGGCTAGCGTGAAATTCACCGCCGACTACATTAAGGCTTTCGACGAAGAAACCGCCAAGGCCAAGGATTCCGCCGCACTGATCAAGGCCATGCAAAAGCGCTACCCGAAACTCGGCGAAGAAAGCTCGCTGGAGCTGAGCGCCAAAGTCGCCAAGGGCGAGATGAAGTGGTAA